One genomic region from Candidatus Binataceae bacterium encodes:
- a CDS encoding NUDIX hydrolase, giving the protein MKIGVVDIGIEEVALPNGRTLELPVIRHPGASAIVALDRDGTIALLTQYRHAVGGWHREIPAGCRDGAETPLECAIRELREETGLVAARWQHLGGIVTIPSFCNERIELFLARELTQHDSRLESDEIIRVERVHLDEALAMVRRGEIVDAKTIAALHHTQAVVH; this is encoded by the coding sequence TTGAAAATAGGTGTCGTCGATATCGGTATCGAAGAGGTCGCGCTCCCCAACGGACGGACGCTCGAACTCCCGGTCATTCGCCATCCGGGCGCCAGCGCGATCGTAGCGCTCGACCGCGACGGCACAATCGCTTTGCTCACGCAGTATCGCCACGCCGTGGGCGGATGGCATCGCGAGATTCCGGCCGGATGCCGCGACGGTGCCGAAACACCGCTCGAATGCGCAATCCGCGAACTGCGCGAAGAGACCGGCTTAGTCGCCGCTCGCTGGCAACATCTTGGCGGTATCGTCACGATTCCGAGCTTCTGCAACGAGCGGATCGAGCTCTTTCTGGCGCGCGAACTTACTCAGCATGATTCCCGCCTGGAGTCCGACGAGATCATTCGGGTGGAAAGAGTTCATCTCGACGAGGCGCTCGCGATGGTGCGTCGGGGCGAGATTGTTGACGCCAAGACGATCGCCGCGCTCCACCATACCCAAGCCGTTGTGCACTAA
- a CDS encoding TlpA disulfide reductase family protein, producing MPATIIDQGKPFSAASAIAEGEQLWLTPRDLAGATGWELKPQGFCRGEVCVPIPPARAREFVRAGDRVNLAALADVLGRPLVHDEPPAVWLLGEAVETMNAQRFAAAAPDFTLPDLDGKQHSLSDYRGKKVLLMSWASWUGCRFDLPVWQTVQEELKDSNFTIVSVAFDSGGKAAVANWIRPATPIEIPPPLQDVMGWSADQCARAATPTYPCLIDERHVVAELYNMPNVPMAVWIDEQGQIVRPAEAAGASDGFRTMDRTTFAMAPAVAAKGKAARQTYIDAIRDWVAKGAASSYVLPPAERRRRVQGASATEALAMANFHLGQYLLEQGHRLDSQKYFDKAKALCPERWHLVRQAMELIAVGNASSPEFFAHVDALGERPYYPPVEYGPEQK from the coding sequence ATGCCGGCAACCATAATCGATCAGGGCAAACCCTTTAGTGCAGCGAGCGCCATCGCTGAGGGGGAACAGTTATGGCTGACGCCGCGGGATTTGGCCGGAGCGACCGGATGGGAACTCAAGCCGCAAGGGTTTTGCCGCGGCGAGGTCTGCGTCCCGATTCCGCCGGCGCGAGCCCGGGAATTTGTGCGCGCCGGCGATCGCGTCAATCTTGCGGCGCTGGCCGATGTGCTCGGACGGCCGCTGGTGCATGACGAGCCGCCCGCCGTCTGGCTGCTCGGCGAAGCTGTCGAAACGATGAACGCGCAGCGTTTTGCGGCGGCCGCGCCCGACTTTACGCTGCCTGATCTCGACGGCAAGCAGCATTCACTCTCAGACTATCGCGGTAAGAAGGTCTTGCTGATGTCGTGGGCCTCGTGGTGAGGATGCCGCTTTGATCTGCCAGTCTGGCAGACCGTACAGGAAGAGCTGAAGGATAGCAATTTCACGATCGTATCGGTCGCCTTCGATTCTGGCGGCAAGGCTGCGGTTGCAAACTGGATCAGGCCGGCGACGCCGATCGAAATTCCGCCGCCGCTGCAGGACGTGATGGGCTGGAGCGCCGATCAGTGCGCACGCGCGGCCACGCCAACTTATCCGTGCCTGATCGACGAGCGTCACGTGGTAGCTGAACTCTACAATATGCCCAACGTTCCGATGGCAGTGTGGATCGATGAGCAAGGCCAAATCGTGAGGCCGGCCGAAGCGGCCGGGGCGAGTGACGGCTTTCGCACGATGGATCGCACGACCTTCGCGATGGCGCCTGCGGTCGCTGCCAAAGGCAAGGCCGCGCGCCAGACCTATATCGACGCGATCCGCGACTGGGTCGCCAAGGGCGCGGCCAGCAGTTACGTGCTGCCGCCCGCGGAAAGGCGTCGGCGGGTGCAGGGAGCCTCGGCGACTGAAGCGCTCGCGATGGCGAATTTCCATCTCGGCCAATATCTGCTCGAGCAGGGCCATCGCCTCGATTCCCAGAAATATTTCGATAAGGCGAAAGCGCTCTGCCCTGAGCGGTGGCATCTAGTGCGGCAAGCGATGGAGCTGATCGCGGTGGGCAATGCGTCCAGCCCCGAGTTCTTCGCGCACGTCGATGCACTTGGCGAGCGGCCCTATTATCCGCCGGTGGAGTACGGTCCCGAACAGAAATAG
- a CDS encoding Fur family transcriptional regulator produces MQLLHERLRDRGLKSTAPRDDIARVFFALRRHVSAEELYAEVKKVNPHVGYATIYRTLKLLKECGLLSERHFDEGQARYEVAGGHHHDHFICESCGKIIEFEDDAIERLQESVAGKLGVTLIRHKLELYGHCADCLAKGRVAPG; encoded by the coding sequence ATGCAGCTGCTCCATGAACGGCTGCGTGATCGCGGGCTCAAATCGACGGCGCCGCGCGACGACATCGCGCGTGTCTTCTTCGCGCTGCGGCGTCACGTCAGCGCCGAGGAACTCTATGCCGAGGTCAAGAAGGTCAACCCGCACGTCGGTTACGCAACCATCTATCGAACCCTGAAGCTGCTGAAGGAGTGCGGCCTGCTGTCGGAGCGCCATTTCGACGAAGGGCAGGCGCGCTATGAGGTCGCCGGCGGACATCATCACGACCACTTCATCTGCGAGAGCTGCGGCAAGATCATCGAGTTCGAGGACGACGCCATCGAGCGGTTGCAGGAGAGCGTCGCGGGCAAGCTCGGCGTCACGCTAATCCGCCATAAGCTCGAGCTCTACGGCCACTGCGCCGATTGTCTCGCCAAGGGGCGCGTCGCCCCGGGTTAG